The following proteins are co-located in the Solanum pennellii chromosome 1, SPENNV200 genome:
- the LOC107019000 gene encoding psbP domain-containing protein 1, chloroplastic isoform X1: MRVLQASNIYGVGFGIPSISTRPNSSYHRHATIATGEALAKSAPIERKFSEQHSLKKGDMEKEGNSVVLEKKDFAVPRRKAMTLILSSFVLSNYELPKVAYAQSVEFREYIDTFDGYSFMYPRNWIQVRGAGADIFFRDPLVLDENLSVEISSPSSSKYKSVKDLGPPEEAGKGVLKQYLTEFMSTRLGVRRESSVLSTSSRVADDGKLYYDVEVNIKSYANNNELAVMPQDRVARLEWDRRYLSVLGVENNCLYELRIQTPEKVFVQEESDIRAIMNSFRANKIAA; encoded by the exons ATGAGAGTTCTTCAAGCTTCCAACATCTACGGTGTTGGTTTTGGTATTCCATCCATTTCTACTCGCCCTAACTCTTCTTATCACCGCCATGCCACTATAGCCACAG GGGAAGCTTTGGCCAAATCAGCTCCAATAGAAAGAAAGTTCTCGGAGCAGCATTCTTTGAAGAAGGGAGATATGGAGAAAGAAGGAAATTCAGTTGTTCTCGAG AAAAAAGATTTTGCAGTTCCAAGGAGAAAGGCTATGACCCTGATACTCTCCAGTTTTGTGCTCTCAAATTATGAATTGCCAAAAGTTGCATATGCTCAATCTGTTGAGTTCAGGGAATATATTGATACCTTTGATGGCTATTCGTTTATGTATCCTCGAAATTGGATTCAAGTGCGTGGTGCTGGTGCTGACATATTTTTCAGGGATCCTCTTGTTTTAGATGAAAATCTCTCAGTGGAGATATCATCACCTTCATCCTCTAAGTACAAAAGTGTAAAAGATTTGGGTCCACCAGAAGAAGCTGGAAAGGGAGTCCTTAAACAATATTTGACTGAATTTATGTCAACTAGACTTGGTGTCCGACGTGAATCAAGTGTTCTTTCTACTTCATCAAGGGTAGCTGATGATGGGAAGCTGTATTATGATGTTGAG GTGAATATCAAGTCTTACGCGAACAATAACGAATTGGCTGTTATGCCACAAGATCGAGTTGCTCGTCTGGAATGGGACAGGAGATACCTTTCAGTCCTCGGAGTGGAAAACAACTGCTTATATGAATTGAGAATACAAACACCTGAAAAGGTATTTGTCCAGGAAGAAAGTGACATTCGTGCAATTATGAACTCCTTCAGAGCAAATAAGATTGCAGCTTGA
- the LOC107019000 gene encoding psbP domain-containing protein 1, chloroplastic isoform X2 has product MTLILSSFVLSNYELPKVAYAQSVEFREYIDTFDGYSFMYPRNWIQVRGAGADIFFRDPLVLDENLSVEISSPSSSKYKSVKDLGPPEEAGKGVLKQYLTEFMSTRLGVRRESSVLSTSSRVADDGKLYYDVEVNIKSYANNNELAVMPQDRVARLEWDRRYLSVLGVENNCLYELRIQTPEKVFVQEESDIRAIMNSFRANKIAA; this is encoded by the exons ATGACCCTGATACTCTCCAGTTTTGTGCTCTCAAATTATGAATTGCCAAAAGTTGCATATGCTCAATCTGTTGAGTTCAGGGAATATATTGATACCTTTGATGGCTATTCGTTTATGTATCCTCGAAATTGGATTCAAGTGCGTGGTGCTGGTGCTGACATATTTTTCAGGGATCCTCTTGTTTTAGATGAAAATCTCTCAGTGGAGATATCATCACCTTCATCCTCTAAGTACAAAAGTGTAAAAGATTTGGGTCCACCAGAAGAAGCTGGAAAGGGAGTCCTTAAACAATATTTGACTGAATTTATGTCAACTAGACTTGGTGTCCGACGTGAATCAAGTGTTCTTTCTACTTCATCAAGGGTAGCTGATGATGGGAAGCTGTATTATGATGTTGAG GTGAATATCAAGTCTTACGCGAACAATAACGAATTGGCTGTTATGCCACAAGATCGAGTTGCTCGTCTGGAATGGGACAGGAGATACCTTTCAGTCCTCGGAGTGGAAAACAACTGCTTATATGAATTGAGAATACAAACACCTGAAAAGGTATTTGTCCAGGAAGAAAGTGACATTCGTGCAATTATGAACTCCTTCAGAGCAAATAAGATTGCAGCTTGA
- the LOC107012888 gene encoding protein FLOURY 1-like — translation MQIIRLVYFLFILCSVFEFNKRFLGCFFDFVFMDCVESLKHLSLSADLGFGFLMFGWFGQVYKVLGLFLLFGLGLRVLQFSWYFCGKSGELRNGCCSKNDFDGNCNAKMKSCKSGLLRLLMNSNFEKGKNVIDRVKCVSDEELDDENDEYEQECYDEDKVFDVLSLRKMVKVERRKANAARLELEKERMAAATATEETMAMILRLQNEKSLVEMEANQYKRLAEEKQLHDQEVIQSLQWLVLHHESERSILEDQHKSCSEKLKPFGKKDYERDNSGVAAEENHCSLNTNLDDAFHYTLFSSLDMDLSAE, via the coding sequence ATGCAGATTATTCGTCTTGTATATTTCTTGTTCATTTTGTGCTCAGTTTTTGAGTTTAATAAGAGATTTCTGGGTTGTTTCTTCGATTTTGTTTTCATGGATTGTGTAGAATCCCTGAAGCATTTGAGTCTGAGTGCTGATCTGGGATTTGGGTTTCTTATGTTTGGGTGGTTTGGGCAAGTGTATAAAGTTTTGGggttgttcttgttgtttggTTTGGGATTGAGGGTATTGCAATTTAGTTGGTATTTTTGTGGAAAATCAGGTGAATTGAGAAATGGGTGTTgctcaaaaaatgattttgatgggAACTGTAATGCAAAGATGAAGTCTTGCAAGTCTGGGTTGTTAAGATTGTTGATGAATTCGAActttgaaaagggaaaaaatgtaATTGATAGAGTGAAATGTGTTTCAGATGAGGAATTGGATGATGAGAATGATGAGTATGAACAAGAGTGTTATGATGAAGACAAAGTGTTTGATGTTTTGTCACTGAGAAAAATGGTAAAGGTTGAAAGGCGTAAAGCAAATGCTGCTCGTTTGGAACTTGAAAAGGAGAGAATGGCAGCAGCTACAGCAACTGAGGAAACAATGGCAATGATTTTGCGGTTACAAAATGAGAAGAGTTTAGTTGAAATGGAAGCAAATCAATATAAAAGGTTGGCTGAAGAGAAGCAACTACATGACCAAGAAGTGATCCAATCATTACAATGGCTTGTACTTCACCATGAATCTGAGAGAAGTATCTTGGAAGACCAACACAAATCATGTAGTGAAAAGTTGAAGCCTTTTGGGAAAAAGGATTATGAAAGGGACAACTCAGGAGTAGCTGCTGAGGAGAATCATTGTTCTCTCAACACCAATCTTGATGATGCTTTTCATTATACCCTCTTTAGCTCTCTTGACATGGATTTGTCAGCAgagtaa
- the LOC107026030 gene encoding F-box protein At2g02240-like, translated as MENLNEGEQFYYGPVLSAVTGPIQGIQRIDTPQYWKWTSLPESRFPEVAELIHVWWLDIRGKIGAGMLSPRTSYTAYLVYKLEDEYGFVYRPSEVPVGISGVEVDARLAFLVPEGRPQRCDRFEEVETRESDDDYEVFTPLSDVDMEDASSVMQSDIHDCIEMSMKEVKDCVSHKEGLIVEGIEIRPRIG; from the exons ATGGAGAATTTGAATG agggggagcagttttattatgggcCCGTTCTTTCtgctgtaacgggtccgattcaaggcattcaacggATAGATACACCCCAATATTGGAAATGGACTTCACTACCAGAGTCAAG GTTTCCAGAGGTAGCTGAGCTCATACATGTTTGGTGGCTTGACATTCGGGGCAAAATAGGAGCTGGGATGCTGTCACCTCGGACATCCTACACAGCTTACCTTGTTTACAAGCTGGAAGATGAATATGGTTTTGTTTATCGGCCCTCAGAGGTTCCAGTTGGAATTTCTGGTGTTGAAGTCGACGCGCGATTAGCATTTCTGGTGCCTGAGGGTAGACCTCAACGTTGTGATCGCTTTGAGGAGGTAGAGACCCGGGAATCAGATGATGATTATGAGGTTTTTACTCCACTCTCTGATGTGGATATGGAGGATGCTTCTAGTGTCATGCAATCTGATATTCACGATTGTATAGAAATGAGTATGAAAGAGGTGAAAGACTGTGTATCTCATAAGGAAGGCCTTATTGTTGAAGGAATTGAGATAAGGCCAAGAATAGGttaa
- the LOC107026041 gene encoding uncharacterized protein LOC107026041 yields the protein MNLNAIAKLSSTPSASHLKKLVAIGGMVEEGRVYDIWKHFHSYSPWWILEGHKLPIDYCFLNSSRAYFYWNTSSSDRKKSFLFPCSSNGCVTCCFPGFVVSKLGENQKWMKQESSQNGLIDPNDPKGQLIQFSNAIIFQGKFYALSLQGTLAVIEEVETQFQVTRLSRRRAIPSSYSRHFIEYLVESNVEIVLIFLISERSNMVVDKVEVFKLKIEDLSWLRLQNLGDRTLFAGIKCGISVPASQVGCRNDCVYFTHRYIDGWRLYDMGSGCISPCYDNAGSEIKDPVWEEPIIGKRTSRR from the coding sequence ATGAACCTCAATGCTATTGCAAAACTCAGCAGCACACCTTCAGCATCTCATTTGAAGAAGCTGGTtgctattggtggaatggtagaAGAAGGCCGCGTTTATGATATTTGGAAGCATTTTCACAGCTACTCACCTTGGTGGATTTTGGAAGGACATAAGCTACCTATTGATTACTGCTTTCTGAATAGTTCAAGAGCCTATTTTTATTGGAATACTTCCTCGTCTGATcgcaaaaaatcatttttatttcccTGTTCTTCCAATGGTTGTGTCACTTGTTGTTTTCCAGGATTTGTAGTTTCTAAGTTGGGAGAAAACCAAAAATGGATGAAACAAGAAAGCAGTCAAAATGGTCttattgatccaaatgatccAAAGGGGCAACTGATACAATTCAGCAATGCCATTATCTTCCAAGGGAAGTTTTATGCACTAAGTTTGCAAGGAACCCTGGCTGTAATAGAAGAAGTTGAAACTCAGTTTCAAGTCACGCGACTTAGTAGAAGGCGAGCCATTCCTTCAAGCTACTCAAGGCATTTCATAGAGTACTTGGTTGAATCTAATGTAGAGATAGTGCTCATTTTCCTGATCTCAGAAAGATCAAACATGGTGGTGGACAAAGTGGAAGTGTTCAAGCTGAAGATTGAAGATTTGTCATGGTTAAGATTGCAAAACCTCGGGGATAGAACATTATTCGCAGGGATTAAATGTGGTATATCAGTGCCTGCAAGTCAAGTTGGTTGCAGAAACGACTGCGTGTATTTTACTCATCGTTACATTGATGGCTGGAGACTGTATGATATGGGAAGTGGCTGCATTTCCCCGTGTTATGATAATGCTGGTTCTGAGATTAAAGATCCAGTGTGGGAGGAGCcaataattggaaaaagaacATCACGACGATAA
- the LOC107026046 gene encoding uncharacterized protein LOC107026046, translating to MAPNDRRKQKTSSKEESASVEPSQNLPEKLLEFLKKQPTPSKLVESIGTAGIPKSWRCVSRKCDSTAQSPWLELSYEPQYYCKTQQHTFNFSFEEAGCYWWHGKRRPRYDPWKHFHYYSPWSIVRGEKVAIDYCFLSSSRAHGCWASYSSDHRKTFLFPRNGHCCFPDFVVYQWGKNQKWMKQESSQNGLIDPNDPKGQLIQFTNAIIFQGKFYALSLQGTLAVIEEVENQFQVTRLSRRQAIPSNYSRHLIEYLVESNGEILLIFLISERSNRVVDKVEVFKLKIEDLSLLRLRSLGDRTLFAGIKCGISVPASQVGCRNNCVYFTHRYIDGWRLYDMGSGCISPCYDNAGSEIKDPVWEDPRIEKKTSRR from the coding sequence ATGGCTCCAAATGATAGGAGGAAACAGAAAACTTCATCTAAAGAAGAGTCTGCTTCTGTTGAACCATCGCAAAATCTTCCTGAAAAGCTACTCGAGTTTCTCAAAAAGCAACCAACACCTTCAAAACTAGTTGAATCCATAGGTACTGCTGGTATTCCTAAATCATGGAGATGTGTGTCGAGAAAATGTGATTCCACTGCACAATCACCATGGCTTGAGCTTTCATATGAACCTCAATACTATTGCAAAACTCAGCAGCACACCTTCAACTTCTCATTTGAAGAAGCTGGTTGCTATTGGTGGCATGGTAAAAGAAGGCCGCGTTATGATCCTTGGAAGCATTTTCACTACTACTCACCTTGGTCGATTGTCAGAGGAGAAAAGGTAGCTATTGATTATTGCTTTCTGAGTAGTTCCAGAGCCCATGGTTGTTGGGCTTCTTACTCGTCTGATCatagaaaaacatttttatttccAAGGAATGGCCATTGTTGTTTTCCAGATTTTGTAGTTTATCAGTGGGGAAAAAACCAAAAATGGATGAAACAAGAAAGCAGTCAAAATGGTCTTATTGATCCGAATGATCCTAAGGGGCAACTAATACAATTCACCAATGCCATTATCTTCCAAGGGAAGTTTTATGCGCTAAGTTTGCAAGGAACCCTGGCTGTAATagaagaagttgaaaatcagtttcaAGTCACGCGACTTAGTAGAAGGCAAGCCATTCCTTCAAACTACTCAAGACATCTCATAGAGTATTTGGTTGAATCTAATGGAGAGATATTGCTCATTTTCCTGATCTCAGAAAGATCAAACAGGGTGGTGGACAAAGTGGAAGTGTTCAAACTGAAGATTGAAGATTTATCATTGTTAAGATTGAGAAGTCTTGGAGATAGAACGTTATTCGCGGGGATTAAATGTGGTATATCAGTGCCTGCAAGTCAAGTTGGCTGCAGAAACAACTGTGTGTATTTTACTCATCGTTACATTGATGGCTGGAGACTGTATGATATGGGAAGTGGCTGCATTTCCCCGTGTTATGATAATGCTGGTTCTGAGATTAAAGATCCAGTCTGGGAGGAtccaagaattgaaaaaaaaacatcacGACGATGA
- the LOC107026056 gene encoding interferon-related developmental regulator 1-like — MGDASNSTYIPEKDLHTYLEELFKKKSSARENALRTLVKQFETNVRYEFVQNNFVTLIHRCQNCLKRGSALEIDLALQLIGLVVLTLGAGDNAHEVYEELLVLVRELLTKSKLCHAIKVFECLCIVTCVGAGDFVDTERSMEIIWQFLNQETKHSSSVTAAAISGWVLLLSGIDRWNISPKKWKESISYLLKQLEEDDEHVNVASIEALALIFEIGSLEKFSNQDGEYKDIKDGIMDQIKRICNGTKQDTSKILEDDYDKTITLTLGRTSLTFCTWSKLKQISYIRKFLGNGFKNHMKENKHLHNVFNFAPARKCSSDDDLELYKPEFEEAVVRVFVPEVRRENCAWRINKSHNSVLSKGRTKLRNKYRTLAEETKTGHIADEQLD, encoded by the coding sequence ATGGGTGATGCTTCAAATTCAACCTATATTCCAGAGAAGGATCTCCATACTTATTTAGAGGAATTATTCAAGAAAAAGAGTTCTGCCAGAGAAAACGCACTAAGGACATTGGTTAAGCAATTTGAGACCAATGTCCGTTACGaatttgttcaaaataattttgttacttTAATACATCGATGCCAAAATTGCTTGAAACGGGGTTCGGCATTGGAGATTGATTTAGCATTACAACTGATAGGATTAGTTGTTCTAACGCTTGGTGCCGGTGATAATGCACATGAGGTGTATGAAGAATTGCTTGTGTTAGTCCGTGAACTTCTCACCAAATCCAAATTATGTCACGCGATCAAGGTGTTTGAATGTTTGTGTATTGTCACTTGTGTTGGTGCCGGAGACTTTGTAGACACAGAAAGATCAATGGAAATTATATGGCAATTCTTGAATCAAGAAACCAAACATTCATCCTCTGTGACGGCTGCAGCAATATCAGGTTGGGTTCTCCTCCTTTCAGGCATTGATCGATGGAACATTAGTCCGAAAAAGTGGAAAGAATCGATCTCTTATCTTCTGAAACAATTAGAGGAAGATGATGAACATGTTAACGTTGCTAGCATTGAAGCGCTAgctttgatttttgaaattggCAGTCTTgagaaattttcaaatcaagaCGGAGAATACAAGGACATAAAAGATGGGATAATGGATCAGATAAAGAGAATATGCAATGGCACCAAACAAGACACTTCAAAAATTCTCGAGGATGATTATGATAAGACCATCACACTCACATTAGGCAGAACAAGTCTCACTTTTTGCACCTGGTCAAAGTTGAAACAAATAAGTTACATAAGGAAATTTTTAGGCAACGGTTTCAAAAATCACATGAAGGAAAACAAACACCTCCACAACGTTTTTAATTTTGCACCAGCAAGAAAATGCAGTAGCGATGATGATTTAGAACTGTACAAACCTGAGTTTGAAGAGGCGGTTGTGCGAGTTTTTGTGCCTGAAGTTAGAAGAGAAAATTGTGCATGGAGGATTAACAAGTCCCATAATTCTGTACTGAGCAAGGGAAGGACTAAGTTGCGGAACAAGTACAGAACTCTTGCAGAGGAGACCAAGACTGGGCACATTGCTGATGAACAGCTTGactga